Proteins found in one Vagococcus carniphilus genomic segment:
- a CDS encoding cation-translocating P-type ATPase encodes MSKKTYQQSTDEIMLQVGSQFNGLSEKEASKRLEENGLNQLKEKPKKSSFQLFIETFKDAMVIILLIVAVIQLLMGAHIESIVIFAVLLLNSFVSVIQTKKAEGSLDALKSLSAPDANVFREGKEKVILAKELVVGDVVLLEAGDYIPADGRLLEVGSLKVDEGMLTGESVPVEKSLASINKTVPIGDQNNMVFSGTIVTYGRGRFIVTATGNDTEIGQVADLLEGTVEQKTPLQRGLDSFSKKLSLAILALSLVILGVQIFRILVHGGSGDMTTDLLNAFMFAVAVAVAAIPEALQSIVTIVLSIGTKNMAKKQAIIRQLPAVETLGATSVVCTDKTGTLTQNKMTVMAYYLPNDKEEEATDPNKWTSDFKQLMTISLLANDAAITEKGEKIGDPTEIAFLDYSEKLTQPYREIRELYPRLQELPFDSDRKLMSTLHYMNEEHLLLTKGGPDIVLERSNRILVDGKVKSLTEDMRMKIQEKNEAFSNRALRVLAFAYRPLENRSLVLEDEQELIFVGLMAMIDPPREEVKQAVSDARDAGIKTVMITGDHKTTAVAIAKEIGISTEGDLAFTGVELDALSEEELKENLERISVYARVSPENKIRIVRAWQEKGHISAMTGDGVNDAPALKQADIGIAMGTGTDVAKDASAMILTDDNFASIISAVKVGRNVFDNIKKAIAYLFAGNLGAIIAILFALLMGWDNPFTALQLLFINLVNDSLPAIALGMEKAEPTIMKRVPRNPNEGIFSGNTLTSVTYRGLLIGLAVIVAQYLGMSQSPELGVAMAFSTLIWSRTLQTLPARSNSQTALKAGLFSNKMVMIAILVCSSLYGITLIPGVRQIFSIPTNFSLTEIIISVALAISATVLMEVTKLGIKAVKRINQKTQVDLIND; translated from the coding sequence TTGAGTAAAAAAACATATCAACAAAGTACGGACGAAATCATGTTACAGGTAGGTAGCCAGTTTAATGGACTATCTGAGAAAGAGGCAAGTAAGAGACTTGAGGAAAATGGGCTAAATCAATTAAAAGAGAAACCTAAAAAATCAAGCTTCCAACTTTTTATAGAAACCTTTAAGGATGCTATGGTTATTATTTTATTAATAGTAGCTGTCATTCAACTGTTGATGGGAGCTCATATTGAATCAATCGTGATTTTTGCCGTTCTTTTATTAAACTCCTTTGTTAGTGTGATTCAAACAAAAAAAGCAGAAGGTTCTTTAGATGCGTTGAAGAGTTTATCGGCTCCTGATGCGAATGTGTTTCGAGAAGGAAAAGAAAAGGTTATCTTAGCAAAAGAACTAGTTGTAGGAGATGTTGTTCTTTTAGAAGCAGGTGATTATATTCCAGCCGATGGAAGATTACTAGAAGTAGGTTCTTTAAAGGTAGATGAAGGGATGTTAACAGGAGAATCGGTTCCTGTTGAAAAAAGCTTAGCGTCTATTAACAAAACGGTGCCAATAGGTGATCAAAATAATATGGTGTTTAGTGGAACTATTGTGACTTATGGTCGTGGTCGTTTTATTGTAACAGCAACAGGAAATGACACGGAGATTGGTCAAGTAGCTGATTTATTAGAGGGGACAGTAGAGCAGAAGACTCCATTACAACGTGGATTAGATAGCTTTAGTAAGAAACTAAGTCTAGCAATTTTAGCGTTATCCTTAGTCATTTTAGGTGTACAAATTTTTCGTATTTTAGTTCACGGCGGTTCAGGTGATATGACTACTGATTTATTAAATGCTTTTATGTTCGCTGTTGCTGTTGCAGTCGCCGCAATTCCAGAAGCGCTACAATCTATTGTGACAATTGTTTTATCTATTGGTACTAAAAATATGGCAAAAAAACAAGCCATTATTCGCCAATTACCAGCAGTTGAAACTTTGGGAGCAACCAGTGTTGTTTGTACCGATAAGACTGGAACGCTAACTCAAAATAAGATGACAGTCATGGCGTATTATTTACCAAATGACAAAGAAGAAGAGGCCACTGATCCTAATAAATGGACGTCAGATTTCAAGCAATTAATGACTATTAGCTTACTAGCTAATGACGCAGCTATAACTGAAAAAGGTGAAAAAATAGGAGATCCAACGGAAATTGCCTTTCTAGATTATAGTGAAAAATTGACTCAACCTTACCGAGAAATTCGTGAATTATATCCACGTTTGCAAGAATTACCTTTTGATTCAGATCGTAAATTAATGTCGACACTTCATTATATGAATGAAGAACATTTATTGTTAACTAAAGGTGGACCAGACATTGTTTTAGAACGTAGTAATCGTATTTTAGTTGATGGAAAAGTAAAGTCTTTAACTGAAGATATGCGGATGAAAATTCAAGAGAAAAATGAGGCATTTTCAAATAGAGCGTTGCGAGTTTTAGCTTTTGCTTATCGCCCACTAGAAAACCGCTCATTGGTTTTAGAAGATGAACAGGAACTAATCTTTGTTGGGCTAATGGCTATGATAGATCCACCAAGAGAAGAAGTAAAACAAGCTGTATCAGATGCAAGAGATGCAGGGATTAAAACAGTGATGATTACTGGCGACCATAAAACAACAGCTGTTGCGATTGCAAAAGAAATTGGTATTTCAACTGAAGGAGATTTAGCTTTTACAGGTGTTGAATTAGATGCGTTATCAGAAGAAGAATTAAAAGAAAATTTAGAACGAATTTCAGTTTATGCCAGAGTATCACCTGAGAATAAAATTAGAATTGTTCGAGCTTGGCAAGAAAAGGGACATATTTCAGCAATGACAGGAGACGGAGTTAACGACGCACCAGCTCTTAAACAAGCTGATATAGGAATTGCTATGGGAACTGGAACAGATGTAGCTAAAGACGCTTCTGCCATGATTTTAACTGATGATAACTTTGCTTCAATCATTAGCGCAGTTAAAGTTGGACGTAATGTCTTTGATAATATCAAAAAAGCTATTGCTTATCTATTTGCTGGTAATTTAGGCGCGATTATTGCCATTTTATTTGCTCTATTAATGGGATGGGATAATCCATTTACAGCGTTACAGTTACTTTTTATTAATTTAGTAAATGATTCTCTTCCAGCGATTGCTTTAGGAATGGAAAAGGCTGAACCCACAATTATGAAGAGAGTACCAAGAAATCCTAATGAGGGAATTTTTTCTGGTAATACATTGACCTCTGTTACTTATCGAGGATTATTGATTGGTTTAGCTGTTATTGTCGCTCAATATCTAGGAATGTCTCAATCACCAGAACTTGGAGTTGCTATGGCTTTTTCAACTTTAATTTGGAGTCGTACTTTACAAACTTTACCAGCCAGATCTAATAGTCAAACAGCTTTAAAAGCTGGATTATTTTCAAACAAGATGGTTATGATAGCTATCCTGGTTTGTTCAAGTTTATATGGGATTACCTTAATTCCAGGTGTTCGTCAAATATTCTCAATACCAACAAACTTTTCATTAACTGAAATCATCATTTCAGTTGCCCTAGCTATTTCAGCAACTGTTTTAATGGAAGTTACTAAATTAGGCATTAAAGCAGTTAAAAGAATAAATCAAAAAACACAAGTTGATTTAATTAACGATTAA
- a CDS encoding PTS transporter subunit IIC, translating into MEKISPKEFTSKILNGAAMGIVVGLIPNAIFGEIFKALSSYNEFFAMMQQNVATISFTVPVLVGMFTALQFKFSGVEAASLMGATFIGGGSAKFVDGAWELHGTGDLINIMIIAAVSVTAIRWYNNRVANLGIVIIPIVGAMIPGLIGMLTLPYVGYVTTGLGALIENFTTLQPLMMTILIAISFALIIVTPLSSVAIAYAISLSGLASGAANVGIVATLFTLAYGSSKVNKKGTTFALFFAGPKMLMPNFLGNPIMILPIFINSIVTGIAGYIFKIQGTTASAGFGLTGLAGPINAYSFMTGSPIINIGILLIQYLVVPLGIAIVTHTVFTKMGLYKDEIFTFAGENK; encoded by the coding sequence ATGGAAAAAATAAGTCCAAAAGAATTTACAAGTAAAATTCTTAACGGTGCGGCAATGGGGATTGTTGTTGGTTTAATCCCAAACGCAATATTTGGTGAAATTTTTAAGGCATTATCTAGTTATAATGAATTTTTTGCAATGATGCAACAAAACGTTGCAACAATTTCTTTTACAGTACCCGTATTAGTCGGAATGTTTACCGCTTTACAATTTAAATTTTCTGGTGTTGAAGCAGCTTCACTAATGGGAGCGACTTTTATAGGAGGAGGTTCTGCTAAATTTGTAGATGGTGCTTGGGAATTACACGGCACTGGAGACTTAATCAATATTATGATTATAGCAGCCGTTTCTGTAACCGCTATAAGATGGTATAACAACAGAGTGGCCAATTTAGGTATCGTTATTATTCCTATCGTTGGAGCAATGATTCCTGGTTTAATTGGTATGCTCACTCTACCATATGTAGGTTACGTAACAACAGGTTTAGGAGCTTTAATTGAAAACTTCACAACTCTACAACCTCTAATGATGACAATTTTAATTGCTATTTCTTTTGCTTTAATTATTGTAACGCCTTTATCAAGTGTTGCAATTGCTTATGCGATTTCTCTTAGTGGACTTGCATCAGGTGCTGCAAACGTTGGTATTGTAGCGACTTTATTCACATTAGCTTATGGTTCTTCAAAAGTTAATAAAAAAGGAACTACTTTTGCTTTATTCTTCGCTGGTCCTAAAATGCTAATGCCAAACTTTTTAGGTAATCCAATTATGATTTTACCTATCTTTATTAATTCTATCGTTACTGGTATTGCTGGCTATATCTTTAAAATCCAAGGAACAACTGCTTCTGCTGGATTTGGTTTAACAGGTCTGGCTGGACCAATTAATGCCTATTCATTTATGACTGGTAGCCCAATTATAAATATTGGTATTCTACTAATTCAATATTTAGTTGTACCTTTAGGAATTGCAATTGTTACACATACTGTGTTTACAAAAATGGGCTTATATAAAGATGAAATTTTTACTTTTGCTGGTGAAAATAAATAA
- a CDS encoding D-2-hydroxyacid dehydrogenase, translated as MYKFIVFNVREEELELTHDWAKANNVEVTIVDEQLSKDNIDKVKGFDGVSTSQNSPVPKELYPILKSYGIKHIGQRSAGFDYYDLEAATDNDIIISNVPVYSPESIAEFSLTAALSLVRKTRLIDEKTKEHDFRWQPAIRAGLVHEMTVGVIGTGNIGLTTAKLFKGLGAKIIAFDIFHNPNAEGVLEYKNSIEEVVSQADIVTLHVPATKDNTHQFNYEMFKHFKPTAYIVNAARGSVIDTEGLIKALDDGLLAGAALDTYENEAGFIPKDYRNLDLEDDLFEQVLNHEKIFFTPHIAHYTDVSVRNIMQISLNSVLEVLETGDTKLRVN; from the coding sequence GTGTATAAATTTATCGTATTTAATGTGCGTGAAGAAGAATTAGAACTAACTCACGACTGGGCTAAAGCGAATAATGTTGAAGTAACAATTGTTGATGAACAATTATCAAAAGATAATATAGATAAAGTTAAAGGTTTTGACGGTGTTTCAACTAGTCAAAATTCCCCTGTGCCAAAAGAACTTTACCCTATTTTAAAAAGTTATGGAATCAAACATATTGGGCAAAGAAGTGCTGGATTTGACTACTACGATTTAGAAGCTGCTACAGATAACGATATTATTATAAGTAATGTCCCAGTTTATTCTCCCGAATCAATCGCTGAGTTTTCTTTAACTGCTGCTTTGAGTCTAGTTAGAAAAACACGATTAATTGATGAAAAAACAAAAGAACATGACTTTAGATGGCAGCCTGCTATTCGCGCTGGTTTGGTTCATGAAATGACTGTTGGTGTTATTGGAACTGGAAATATTGGTTTAACAACAGCAAAATTATTTAAAGGTCTAGGAGCAAAAATTATTGCATTTGATATATTCCATAATCCAAATGCTGAAGGTGTTCTAGAATATAAAAATAGTATTGAAGAAGTTGTAAGCCAAGCTGATATCGTAACTCTTCACGTTCCAGCTACTAAAGATAATACTCATCAATTTAACTATGAAATGTTTAAACACTTCAAACCAACAGCTTATATTGTTAATGCAGCTCGCGGATCTGTTATAGATACTGAAGGACTGATTAAAGCTTTAGATGATGGATTATTAGCAGGTGCTGCTTTAGATACTTATGAAAACGAAGCAGGATTTATTCCAAAGGATTATCGAAACCTAGATTTAGAAGATGATTTATTCGAACAAGTTTTAAACCACGAAAAAATCTTCTTTACACCACACATCGCACATTATACTGATGTTTCAGTTAGAAATATCATGCAAATTTCTTTAAATTCAGTATTAGAAGTTCTTGAGACTGGTGATACTAAATTAAGAGTTAATTAA
- a CDS encoding amidase family protein, with product MKRVQTYAQKTFLAMDNRYKSVKKVFPNSIESISETTGFYVGTKEVPLISTSFIHSLKEKGYNHHTIDKASHSGRAIDLDLINPLTGKYMTGSSSGTALNVFLGINDLGIGTDGGGSVLAPAMSLNLYSLIHPELGQRDDHTKEVKKSTDGIAFSPSIGLISKQLSHIEKIISEEFDLTPTINSSELRIGVDSVALDRFDESIYLVKPLEMTGKYTKTRKELIDELNNYLTDFDVIISKEGPIDLNGFGDTVFGHFSKETTTMQEAANKGFIKVVNMIQAVGITVPATGLGEGYLLITKAENHKIALLLEIANYLSSEPDELIERYFGDLSKYFEQGI from the coding sequence ATGAAACGAGTTCAAACCTATGCGCAAAAGACATTTTTAGCAATGGATAATCGCTATAAATCTGTTAAAAAAGTCTTTCCTAATAGTATTGAGAGTATTTCTGAAACAACTGGTTTTTACGTTGGAACAAAAGAAGTTCCTCTTATATCAACTAGTTTTATTCACTCTTTAAAAGAAAAAGGATATAATCATCATACAATTGATAAAGCAAGCCATTCAGGTCGAGCGATTGATTTGGATTTAATAAATCCTCTAACAGGGAAATATATGACAGGTTCATCTAGTGGAACAGCTTTAAATGTCTTTTTAGGAATCAATGATTTAGGTATTGGAACGGATGGTGGTGGTTCTGTTTTAGCTCCTGCGATGAGTTTAAATTTATATTCACTCATTCATCCAGAGCTTGGTCAAAGGGATGATCACACAAAAGAAGTTAAAAAATCAACAGATGGAATTGCCTTTTCACCATCAATTGGTCTGATATCAAAACAACTAAGTCATATTGAGAAAATTATAAGTGAAGAATTTGATTTAACTCCTACTATTAACTCAAGTGAATTGAGAATTGGAGTGGATTCAGTTGCTTTAGATAGGTTTGATGAAAGTATTTATTTAGTTAAACCCCTTGAAATGACTGGTAAATATACTAAAACTAGAAAAGAATTAATCGATGAACTAAATAACTATCTAACTGATTTTGATGTCATTATTTCTAAAGAAGGTCCGATTGATTTAAATGGTTTTGGTGATACTGTTTTCGGGCATTTTTCAAAAGAAACAACCACTATGCAAGAAGCAGCTAATAAAGGGTTTATTAAAGTCGTGAATATGATTCAAGCCGTAGGAATTACAGTTCCTGCCACTGGTTTAGGTGAGGGTTATTTACTTATTACAAAAGCAGAAAATCATAAGATAGCTCTCTTGTTAGAGATAGCAAACTATTTATCAAGTGAGCCTGATGAGTTAATAGAACGATATTTTGGTGATTTATCTAAGTACTTTGAACAAGGTATTTAA
- a CDS encoding phosphopentomutase: protein MSRFVVIVLDSFGVGAMEDVAEVRPRDIGSSTAGHIIKENPGIQLPTLEKLGLMNALGYEIGNHKKSETAVFGTSNLAHHGADSFLGHQEIMGTTPKVPLIQPFNQKIDEVEANLVKHGYDVRRVGEKGTEILVVNEVATVGDNLETDYGQVYNVSACLDLISFEDLKALGHVVREVVQVSRVITFGGEQVTLDDLLSARKTKNNEIAGVDAPESGVYNHGYQVVHLGYGIDKNVQTPTILDKKGMTVSFLGKISDIIQTESTRQFPGVDSDYLFDCLISEVKDIETGFIALNIQETDLAGHAEDVPRYSDRLELSDKRIAELLPLLVEGDILVVMADHGNDPTIGHSNHTRERVPLLVYSPGKEKIEIGERSTMADVGATVADFFKVDSPQNGTSFLNKIM, encoded by the coding sequence ATGAGTAGATTTGTTGTGATTGTATTAGATAGTTTTGGTGTAGGAGCGATGGAAGACGTCGCAGAGGTTCGACCAAGAGATATAGGAAGTAGCACTGCAGGACATATTATAAAAGAAAATCCTGGTATTCAACTACCTACATTAGAAAAATTAGGGTTGATGAATGCTTTAGGTTACGAAATAGGAAATCATAAAAAATCTGAAACGGCTGTGTTTGGAACATCAAATTTAGCCCATCATGGTGCGGATTCATTTTTAGGACATCAAGAAATTATGGGAACAACCCCTAAAGTTCCATTAATTCAACCATTCAATCAAAAAATTGATGAAGTTGAAGCTAATCTTGTTAAACACGGATATGATGTGAGACGAGTTGGGGAAAAAGGAACTGAAATTCTTGTAGTTAATGAAGTCGCCACTGTCGGAGACAATTTAGAAACAGACTATGGTCAAGTTTATAATGTTTCAGCTTGTCTAGATTTGATTAGTTTTGAAGATTTAAAAGCTTTAGGTCATGTTGTTCGTGAGGTTGTTCAAGTATCACGAGTAATTACCTTTGGTGGCGAGCAAGTCACATTAGATGATTTACTTTCTGCTAGAAAAACTAAAAATAATGAAATTGCTGGAGTGGATGCACCAGAATCTGGTGTTTACAACCATGGGTATCAAGTGGTTCATTTAGGATATGGGATTGACAAAAATGTTCAAACACCAACCATTCTAGATAAAAAAGGAATGACTGTTTCTTTCTTAGGAAAAATATCAGACATCATTCAAACAGAGAGCACTCGTCAATTCCCAGGAGTTGATTCAGACTACTTGTTTGATTGTTTAATTAGTGAAGTGAAGGATATTGAAACAGGCTTTATCGCTTTAAATATTCAAGAAACAGATTTAGCAGGTCATGCAGAAGACGTGCCACGTTACTCTGATCGACTTGAATTAAGTGATAAAAGGATTGCTGAGTTACTTCCTTTACTGGTTGAAGGTGATATTTTAGTTGTGATGGCAGACCACGGAAATGATCCAACGATTGGTCACAGTAATCACACAAGAGAGAGAGTACCACTACTTGTTTATAGTCCTGGTAAAGAAAAAATTGAAATTGGTGAAAGAAGTACAATGGCAGATGTTGGTGCTACTGTAGCTGATTTCTTTAAAGTAGATTCACCACAAAATGGGACATCTTTTTTGAATAAAATAATGTAA
- a CDS encoding YhfX family PLP-dependent enzyme, producing MFLEATKRRNPELIDAAVKLHQEGAILPDTYILDLDSIVQNAKVLKKKADEAGIELFYMTKQIGRNPLVSEAIKNAGIDNAVVVDFKEALVMMDNNLPIGNVGHLVQVPTRLLKKVVAYGPKFMTVFSKEMLERINEAAKEANKVQKILLKVIEPTDEIYEGQFGGFRLNELADLAKLAKGLEHIEISGITSFPCFLFDGVSELKPTNNIQTIEKATAILSDNGINISELNIPSATCSKTIPLIQGIGGTQGEPGHALTGTTPLHAKMDLEEIPSMLYVSEISHNLDGKAYLYGGGYYRRGHMENLLVVNEANEKFSDTVETFGNDSIDYYLTSTHNHAVGSTVLAAFRTQIFVTRSDVAVVSGISTGQPKVEGIYNSLGNLIRR from the coding sequence ATGTTTTTAGAAGCAACAAAACGTAGAAATCCTGAGTTGATAGATGCTGCTGTAAAGTTACATCAAGAAGGTGCTATTTTACCTGATACCTATATTTTAGATTTAGATAGCATTGTTCAAAATGCTAAAGTCTTAAAGAAAAAAGCGGATGAAGCAGGGATTGAATTATTTTACATGACCAAACAAATTGGTCGTAATCCACTAGTTTCTGAAGCTATAAAAAATGCCGGAATTGATAACGCAGTTGTCGTGGATTTTAAGGAAGCTTTAGTAATGATGGACAACAATTTACCAATTGGTAATGTGGGCCACTTGGTCCAAGTTCCAACGAGATTACTAAAAAAAGTGGTTGCTTACGGGCCAAAATTTATGACAGTTTTCTCAAAAGAAATGTTAGAAAGAATCAATGAAGCTGCTAAAGAAGCTAATAAAGTTCAAAAGATTTTACTGAAGGTAATTGAACCGACAGATGAAATTTACGAAGGTCAATTTGGTGGATTTCGTCTAAATGAATTAGCTGATTTAGCTAAGCTCGCTAAAGGGTTAGAACATATCGAAATTTCAGGTATTACCTCATTTCCATGTTTCTTATTTGACGGAGTGAGCGAGTTAAAACCGACAAACAATATTCAAACAATAGAAAAAGCAACGGCTATTTTAAGTGATAATGGCATCAATATTTCAGAGTTAAACATTCCTTCAGCAACTTGTAGTAAAACAATTCCTTTAATTCAAGGAATTGGTGGGACTCAAGGTGAGCCTGGACATGCGTTAACTGGAACAACACCATTACATGCTAAAATGGATTTAGAAGAAATCCCGAGTATGCTTTATGTGAGTGAAATTTCTCATAATTTAGATGGAAAAGCTTATCTATATGGTGGTGGTTACTATCGCCGTGGACATATGGAAAATTTATTAGTTGTCAATGAAGCTAATGAAAAGTTTTCAGATACAGTGGAAACTTTTGGAAATGACAGCATTGATTATTATTTAACGTCAACTCATAATCATGCCGTTGGTTCAACTGTCTTAGCTGCATTTAGAACTCAAATCTTTGTGACAAGAAGTGACGTAGCAGTTGTTTCTGGTATTAGTACAGGACAACCTAAAGTAGAAGGAATATACAACAGTCTGGGAAATTTAATTAGAAGGTGA
- the yhfZ gene encoding GntR family transcriptional regulator YhfZ → MSNKFLKKKGVIINHLASDLLQLKKGDRMPSISEYQETYGVARGTVQNALNYLKTEGALTTKSHGHLGTFIEEIDYSILQEYALSEAILGTMTLPYSRLYEGLATGIYEEFNEHKIKLNLAYIRGSKERVRSITMKTYRFAVISKFAAKRAIQQGDPLEIVIDFGAQTYLSGHVLLLANRNNDKIESGMRVAIDYSSLDQQMLTTESIQGKNVELIEMPGHQIIHSLKDGQIDAGIWNFDEIRDKNYEELNYVKLENSLEEEMSTSVIVCHQEDSSMQAFFAKSFDFKRVLETQSQVRSGAVIPRY, encoded by the coding sequence TTGAGCAATAAATTCTTGAAGAAAAAAGGAGTCATTATAAATCATTTAGCATCGGATTTACTTCAATTAAAAAAAGGTGACCGAATGCCAAGTATTTCAGAATATCAAGAAACATATGGCGTAGCACGAGGTACGGTTCAAAATGCGTTAAATTATTTGAAAACTGAAGGGGCATTAACAACAAAAAGTCATGGACATCTAGGTACATTTATTGAAGAAATTGATTACTCTATTTTACAAGAATATGCTCTTTCTGAAGCTATTTTAGGAACAATGACCCTTCCATACTCGAGATTGTATGAAGGTCTAGCTACAGGTATTTATGAAGAATTCAATGAACATAAAATAAAACTTAATTTGGCTTATATTAGAGGGTCAAAGGAAAGAGTTCGCTCAATTACAATGAAGACGTACCGTTTTGCAGTAATTTCAAAATTTGCTGCTAAGCGGGCGATTCAACAAGGGGATCCTTTAGAGATAGTGATTGATTTTGGCGCTCAAACTTATTTAAGTGGTCACGTCTTACTCTTAGCCAACCGCAATAACGATAAGATTGAAAGTGGTATGCGAGTTGCCATTGATTACAGTTCACTTGACCAACAAATGTTGACAACTGAAAGTATTCAGGGAAAAAATGTTGAATTAATTGAGATGCCAGGACATCAAATTATTCACTCTCTAAAAGATGGACAAATTGACGCAGGAATTTGGAACTTTGATGAGATTCGCGATAAAAATTATGAAGAATTAAACTACGTTAAACTAGAAAATTCTTTAGAAGAAGAGATGAGTACCTCAGTAATTGTTTGTCATCAAGAAGATAGTTCGATGCAAGCTTTTTTTGCTAAAAGTTTTGATTTTAAACGTGTGCTAGAAACACAATCTCAAGTAAGAAGTGGTGCAGTTATTCCGAGATATTAA